Genomic DNA from Sphingobium sp. V4:
CGAAACGGCCGATCACTTGTTCGCCCATGCTCGACCAGGAAGACAGGCCGGGCGAGAAGTGGGGATTGTAGAGGACCACCGGCCGGGCGTTGGGGAAGAGTCGTTGTCGCCGCGCGCCCTGCGTCAGGTCGAACTTGGAATAGCCGGCGACGGCATAATGACCCTCGCGGATCAGCCCTTCGTCCAGCATCCGTCGCCGTTGCTTGTCGCCGGCGAGCAGCACGAAATCGAACCGGGCGATGCGCCGGTCATAGCCGACGGCCCGGTCGCCCGCGCCGTGGCAGGTATGGATGAAGCGGGTATTGCCCAGGCCCAGCCGCTTGAGGAGGAGCGAGGTGCGTTCCGGCACCACGATCGCGTCATAGCCGGCGAGCCAGTTGCGCGCGGCCAGCAATGCCGGCAGCTTGGGCGGGGTCGTAACGCCGGCCAGCCGGGCCAGCGCCTCCAGCCAGCGCCCGCCGCAGCGCAGGAAGCGGATCGGTCCCGCCCCGCGCGCCGCGGCTATGTCCCGCGCGAGCGTCAGATGGTCGTCGGTGACGGCCATCAGGTCCACGGCAAAGGCGGGATCGCGCGACAGCTCGATCGCGATCGGCAATGCGTGCAGCAGCTGGTGAATCTGGGCGTTGAAGAAGAAGCAGAGGCGCTGCGGCCGGGCCAGGAGCGCGGCTTCGCCGTGGATGAGCCAGGGGCGTCCCATGATGATTCTCCGTTGGTGCAGACCCGAACGGAGGACATGCCGCGTATTTATCGCGGCGGAATTTCACTATGCGTCAGCGCGCAAGGTGCGTGCAACAAAGATGTCAAACAGGGGCGGGCTGGCGCAATGAAGCGATCGTGCCCCTTGAAAAGGCCGGGTGCGTGCCCCGGATCACTCTCGCCCCGTCATCCCTGGCTTTGCGGGGATGACGGAGGAAAGTGGGCGGCGATCAGTCGCGCAGCAGTTCGTTGATGCCGGTCTTGGAACGCGTCTGCGCGTCGACGCGCTTGACGATCACCGCGCAATAGAGGCTGGGGCCGGGCGTGCCGTCGGGCAGCGGCTTGCCGGGCAGGGAGCCGGGGACGACCACCGAATAGGGCGGCACTTCGCCGATGAACACTTCGCCGGTGGCGCGGTCCACGATCTTGGTCGACATGCCGATGAACACGCCCATCGACAGCACCGAACCCTTGCCGATACGCACGCCTTCGACGACTTCGGAACGGGCGCCGATGAAGCAGTCATCCTCGATGATGACAGGGTCGGCCTGAAGCGGTTCCAGCACGCCGCCGATGCCGACGCCGCCCGACAGATGGACATTCTTGCCGATCTGGGCGCAGCTGCCGACCGTCACCCAGGTGTCGACCATCGTGCCTTCGTCGACGAAGGCGCCGATATTGACGAAGCTCGGCATCAGGATGACGTTCCTGGCGATATGACTGCCTGCGCGGGCGAAGCTGCCCGGCACGGCGCGGAAACCGGCGGCGCGGAAGGCGGCCTCGTCCCAGCCGGCGAACTTGCTCGGCACCTTGTCCCACCAATGGCCCGCACCCGGACCATTGTCGATCATGACATTGTCATTGAGGCGGAAGGACAGCAGCA
This window encodes:
- a CDS encoding glycosyl transferase is translated as MGRPWLIHGEAALLARPQRLCFFFNAQIHQLLHALPIAIELSRDPAFAVDLMAVTDDHLTLARDIAAARGAGPIRFLRCGGRWLEALARLAGVTTPPKLPALLAARNWLAGYDAIVVPERTSLLLKRLGLGNTRFIHTCHGAGDRAVGYDRRIARFDFVLLAGDKQRRRMLDEGLIREGHYAVAGYSKFDLTQGARRQRLFPNARPVVLYNPHFSPGLSSWSSMGEQVIGRFAQDDRFNLIVAPHIRLFDKRRKRAEMETRLAPFAALPHIHVDLGSRASVDMSYVHMADLYLGDVSSQVYEYLARPRPCLFLNGHAAAWHDDPSYGHWRYGPVLESAAHIVDEAEAAIASHAAYQAAQRQGVARTFDHGAQPASTRAARALAAYLHRSRPVAVRPMPSLTRLDPLPHA
- the dapD gene encoding 2,3,4,5-tetrahydropyridine-2,6-dicarboxylate N-succinyltransferase, whose translation is MSQDLIATIDAAWEDRANVSLSTQGEVRQAVDKALALLDKGELRVAEPTAEGWQVNQWAKKAVLLSFRLNDNVMIDNGPGAGHWWDKVPSKFAGWDEAAFRAAGFRAVPGSFARAGSHIARNVILMPSFVNIGAFVDEGTMVDTWVTVGSCAQIGKNVHLSGGVGIGGVLEPLQADPVIIEDDCFIGARSEVVEGVRIGKGSVLSMGVFIGMSTKIVDRATGEVFIGEVPPYSVVVPGSLPGKPLPDGTPGPSLYCAVIVKRVDAQTRSKTGINELLRD